In Gammaproteobacteria bacterium, a single genomic region encodes these proteins:
- the rplU gene encoding 50S ribosomal protein L21 yields MYAVIKTGGKQYRVAQGDVLRVEKLNVAEGDAVEFDQVLMVADGDDIKLGTPLVDGGKVEAKVRANGRAKKVEIIKFRRRKHHMKRQGHRQSYTELEITGITC; encoded by the coding sequence ATGTATGCTGTAATTAAAACGGGTGGCAAGCAGTATCGTGTAGCCCAGGGTGATGTTTTACGTGTTGAAAAGCTTAACGTTGCCGAAGGTGATGCGGTTGAGTTTGATCAGGTTTTGATGGTTGCTGATGGCGATGACATCAAGTTAGGTACGCCATTAGTTGATGGTGGTAAGGTTGAAGCCAAGGTGCGTGCCAATGGTCGTGCTAAAAAGGTTGAAATCATCAAGTTTCGTCGTCGTAAACACCATATGAAGCGTCAGGGACATCGTCAGTCTTATACAGAATTAGAGATCACCGGGATTACCTGTTGA
- the obgE gene encoding GTPase ObgE: protein MKFVDEAKIKIIAGNGGNGAVSFRREKYIPFGGPDGGDGGDGGSVYLEGDDGINTLADFRFQRTFTARPGEGGSGRNCTGKKADDLIVKVPLGTVVYDHDTNELMGDITELGQQLLVARGGWHGLGNIRFKSSINRAPRQSKPGTEGERRILDLELKVLADVGLLGLPNAGKSTLIRAVSSAKPKVADYPFTTLYPNLGVVRIAHHQSFVVADIPGLIEGAAEGAGLGIQFLKHLARTRILLHLVDVAPVSPDADPVQDALKIVAELSAFSEDLAGRERWLVLNKTDLLAHEDRDEFCQLIVDELGWDGPVYNISAATGEGTDVLVQDIMQRLEILNEEEADAKPVAAIPPEQLFQPEESSD, encoded by the coding sequence ATGAAATTTGTTGATGAAGCGAAGATTAAGATTATTGCGGGTAATGGCGGCAACGGTGCTGTTAGTTTTCGACGTGAGAAGTATATCCCGTTTGGTGGCCCGGATGGAGGCGATGGGGGTGATGGTGGCAGTGTCTATCTTGAAGGTGATGATGGTATCAATACGTTGGCTGATTTTCGTTTCCAGCGTACCTTTACTGCCAGACCCGGTGAAGGTGGTAGTGGGCGTAATTGTACGGGTAAGAAAGCGGATGACCTTATTGTCAAAGTGCCTTTAGGTACGGTGGTATACGATCATGATACCAATGAGTTGATGGGGGATATCACGGAACTGGGTCAACAGCTCCTGGTTGCCCGCGGTGGTTGGCATGGTCTGGGTAATATCCGTTTCAAGAGTTCGATTAATCGTGCGCCACGGCAGTCAAAACCAGGCACAGAAGGTGAGCGTAGAATTCTGGATCTGGAGCTAAAGGTACTAGCGGATGTGGGTCTGTTAGGGCTACCCAATGCGGGTAAATCAACCTTGATCCGTGCCGTCTCTTCGGCAAAGCCCAAGGTGGCCGACTACCCGTTTACTACCTTGTACCCCAACCTGGGTGTGGTGCGTATTGCACATCACCAGAGTTTTGTCGTAGCCGATATCCCCGGTTTGATTGAGGGTGCAGCAGAGGGTGCCGGTCTGGGCATTCAATTCCTTAAACATCTTGCCCGTACACGTATATTGTTACACCTGGTGGATGTGGCACCTGTTTCACCCGATGCTGATCCAGTGCAGGATGCGCTCAAGATTGTTGCTGAGTTAAGTGCGTTTAGTGAAGATCTTGCCGGACGTGAGCGTTGGTTGGTGTTGAATAAGACCGACCTTCTGGCGCACGAAGATAGAGATGAATTTTGTCAGTTGATTGTTGATGAACTGGGCTGGGATGGCCCGGTTTATAATATCTCGGCAGCGACGGGTGAAGGGACTGATGTTCTGGTACAGGATATTATGCAGCGCCTTGAGATATTGAATGAGGAAGAGGCTGATGCGAAACCCGTTGCTGCGATACCTCCTGAACAATTATTCCAGCCAGAGGAGAGCTCTGATTAA
- the pstS gene encoding phosphate ABC transporter substrate-binding protein PstS family protein, giving the protein MKKIKLPSLAALCAGLLLSSQVMATQQVDPALTDYHRSSGVAGNLSSVGSDTLANLMTLWAEQFKREYPNVNIQIQAAGSSTAPPALTEGTSNIGPMSRKMKSKEIQSFESRYGYKPTAIPVAIDALAVYVHKDNPIKGMTIPDVDAVFSSTRKCKSKSDIKKWGDLGLTGSWSNRTIQLYGRNSVSGTYGYFKKKALCKGDYKNTVNEQPGSASVVQSVSSSLNGIGYSGIGYKTSGVRAVPLAKKPGQEFVAATPENALKNKYPLSRYLYVYVNKHPNRPLPPLEREFIKLVLSKVGQQIVIKDGYIPLPAKVAEKVLHSLK; this is encoded by the coding sequence ATGAAGAAGATTAAATTACCATCATTAGCGGCCTTGTGTGCCGGTCTTTTATTGTCATCACAGGTCATGGCTACACAGCAGGTTGACCCTGCGCTGACTGATTATCACCGCTCCAGTGGTGTCGCTGGTAATCTGTCCAGTGTGGGTTCTGATACCCTGGCTAATCTGATGACATTATGGGCTGAGCAATTTAAGCGTGAGTATCCAAATGTAAATATTCAGATTCAGGCAGCGGGTTCTTCTACTGCCCCTCCTGCACTGACTGAGGGTACCTCGAATATAGGGCCAATGAGTCGCAAGATGAAGAGCAAGGAGATACAGTCGTTTGAGAGTCGTTATGGCTATAAGCCGACTGCAATTCCAGTAGCCATTGATGCGCTGGCAGTTTATGTACATAAGGACAACCCCATTAAGGGCATGACGATTCCTGATGTTGATGCAGTATTCTCTTCAACTCGCAAGTGTAAGAGCAAGAGCGATATTAAAAAATGGGGTGATCTGGGCCTAACGGGTAGTTGGAGTAACCGTACTATTCAACTATATGGTCGTAATTCGGTGTCAGGTACCTATGGCTATTTCAAGAAGAAGGCATTATGTAAGGGTGATTACAAGAATACGGTGAATGAACAACCGGGTTCTGCCTCTGTGGTACAGTCGGTTTCATCCTCATTAAACGGTATCGGTTATTCTGGTATTGGTTATAAGACATCGGGTGTGCGCGCAGTCCCTCTGGCAAAGAAACCCGGTCAGGAGTTTGTTGCAGCCACACCTGAGAATGCCCTTAAAAACAAGTATCCTTTGTCTCGCTATCTGTATGTTTATGTGAATAAGCACCCGAATCGTCCACTGCCTCCATTAGAACGTGAGTTTATCAAGCTGGTTTTATCCAAAGTGGGTCAGCAGATCGTTATTAAGGATGGCTATATTCCACTGCCAGCCAAGGTGGCAGAGAAGGTTCTGCATAGCCTTAAATAG
- the phoB gene encoding phosphate regulon transcriptional regulatory protein PhoB encodes MSNKVILVVDDEPAVRDMIGFTLEQAGFQWVPAADVVAARQCIQDNSVVLVLLDWMMPGVSGYDFARELRADITTRNLPVILLTARDTPEDMVRGLDVGADDYMVKPFSPREMISRVKALLRRVGDVYDDDVINIAGLSLDTASHRVMVDNKDVVLGPTEYKLLHHFMQYPDRVFSRNQLLDYVWGQNVYIDDRTVDVHIRRLRKALIPYDMDKLIQTVRGSGYRFSRKA; translated from the coding sequence ATGTCAAATAAGGTGATACTCGTTGTCGATGATGAGCCCGCTGTCAGGGATATGATAGGCTTTACCCTGGAACAGGCGGGGTTCCAGTGGGTCCCCGCTGCTGATGTTGTTGCGGCACGTCAGTGTATACAAGACAATTCAGTGGTATTGGTGTTGCTGGACTGGATGATGCCGGGGGTGAGTGGCTATGATTTTGCCAGAGAATTACGTGCTGATATTACTACGCGCAATCTCCCGGTGATTTTGTTGACTGCGCGTGATACCCCGGAGGATATGGTGCGTGGGCTGGATGTGGGCGCGGATGATTATATGGTGAAACCGTTCTCGCCACGCGAAATGATATCCAGGGTCAAGGCGCTTTTGCGGCGTGTGGGAGATGTTTATGACGATGACGTTATTAATATTGCCGGTCTATCACTGGATACAGCCTCTCATCGGGTGATGGTTGATAATAAAGATGTTGTGCTGGGGCCAACCGAATACAAGTTGTTACACCACTTTATGCAATACCCTGATCGAGTATTTAGCCGCAATCAGTTGCTGGATTATGTCTGGGGGCAGAATGTTTATATTGATGACCGTACGGTTGATGTGCATATTCGAAGGCTGCGTAAGGCACTTATTCCGTACGATATGGATAAGTTGATACAGACGGTACGCGGTTCCGGTTATCGTTTTTCCAGGAAAGCCTGA
- a CDS encoding glutamate 5-kinase codes for MRNPLLRYLLNNYSSQRRALINKKNCWVVKIGSALLTADGEGLALDSIQHWVQQMADLHQQGIQLVLVSSGAVAEGMCRLGWQQRPHTLHQLQAAAAVGQMGLIQAYESAFQQYGLHTAQILLTHEDLSDRGRYLNARSTLRTLLEMNVIPVVNENDTVATDEICFGDNDSLAALVANLVEADQLVILTDQEGLFDKNPSEHADACLIHEASAEDASLQQMAGGSGALGRGGMLTKVQAAARAARSGTSTVIASGRTNNVLALIAQGKNPGTLLRPSSEPVAAHKQWLAAQLQVRGKLFLDAGAVKVLQAAGKSLLPIGVSHIEGEFLRGELVACVAPDGGEIARGLVNYDTSQTQQIIGHASSEIEDLLGFVDEAELIHRDNLVLLHIS; via the coding sequence ATGCGAAACCCGTTGCTGCGATACCTCCTGAACAATTATTCCAGCCAGAGGAGAGCTCTGATTAATAAAAAAAACTGTTGGGTAGTCAAGATTGGTAGTGCCTTGTTGACCGCTGATGGTGAAGGTTTGGCGCTGGATTCTATTCAACATTGGGTGCAGCAGATGGCTGATCTGCATCAACAGGGTATACAGTTGGTTTTGGTTTCATCCGGTGCCGTGGCTGAAGGTATGTGTCGCCTGGGCTGGCAGCAGCGTCCACATACCCTGCATCAACTACAGGCTGCTGCCGCAGTGGGACAGATGGGGCTGATACAGGCCTACGAATCGGCCTTTCAGCAATATGGTCTGCATACGGCACAAATCCTGTTAACGCATGAGGATCTGTCGGATCGTGGCCGTTACCTGAATGCCCGTAGCACCTTGCGTACACTGCTGGAGATGAATGTAATCCCTGTAGTGAATGAGAATGATACGGTAGCGACCGATGAAATTTGCTTTGGCGATAATGATAGTCTGGCAGCGTTGGTCGCGAATCTGGTCGAGGCGGATCAGTTGGTGATCCTGACCGATCAGGAGGGCTTGTTTGACAAGAATCCTAGTGAGCATGCCGATGCCTGTTTGATTCATGAGGCTAGTGCTGAAGATGCCTCTTTGCAACAGATGGCGGGTGGTAGTGGTGCGTTGGGTCGTGGTGGTATGTTGACCAAGGTACAAGCGGCGGCGCGGGCAGCACGTTCAGGGACAAGCACGGTAATTGCCTCGGGTCGTACCAATAATGTGTTGGCTCTGATTGCCCAAGGTAAGAACCCAGGCACCTTGTTGCGGCCTTCCAGTGAGCCTGTGGCGGCGCATAAGCAGTGGTTGGCGGCGCAATTGCAGGTTAGAGGTAAATTATTTCTTGATGCCGGGGCAGTTAAGGTTTTGCAGGCTGCGGGTAAAAGTTTGTTACCGATTGGTGTGTCGCATATTGAAGGCGAATTTCTACGCGGTGAACTGGTTGCTTGTGTCGCCCCTGATGGTGGCGAGATTGCGCGCGGACTGGTGAACTATGATACCAGTCAGACGCAACAGATTATAGGCCATGCCAGCAGTGAGATTGAGGATTTACTCGGTTTTGTCGATGAGGCAGAGCTGATTCATCGCGACAACCTTGTATTACTTCACATCTCCTGA
- a CDS encoding ABC transporter permease subunit — protein sequence MSNLSSISNMSNRYRWRYAKDVLARYCVGLGGMTVIFAIVLILFYLLYVVIPLFEPASFYGDREYDRVGDTSKTLSLSMEEQSEIALRVTADAGLFFFSTKDGKLLSKRRLDLPEQVLVSSFTHSDPVDAQMLFGLDDGNVTLIKPVYRVSYPDDVRLITPEITYPFGEKPLVIDEDGVAIIRLAFQNGEEEATIVAQTNDGRLLLTSYIKEESLFGDELIFERTQVEIVVDGIDIQTLLMDKDQQNLYVLSVSGEISRFDISDKESPGLMQHVNVLTTGTRVSDIRFLAGDISLLIAEDDGRISQWFAVRDQQGDEKLQRIRSFHSQQVEIVALVPEYNRKGFLALDKRGVLGVYHTTSERTILLEELPRANFNYLTISPRANAILMEDAMGRMRFQYIVNEHPEISWSGLWEKVWYESYTEPVYAWQSSSASNDFEPKLSLTPLVFGTLKAAFYAMLIAVPLAIMGAIYTAYFMAPRMRGLVKPSIETMEALPTVILGFLAGLWLAPLIEANLPGIFSLLIIVPLGVLLFSFVWSHFLPVIRNRIPEGWDAAILIPVVLFLGWLSIALSGSIEHLLFDNNMRAWMDTEFGVGFDQRNSLVVGIAMGFAVIPTIFTITEDAVFSVPRHLTNGSLALGATSWQTLVRVVILTASPGIFSAVMIGMGRAVGETMIVLMATGNTPVMDFSVFQGMRTLSANIAVEMPEAEVDSTHYRVLFLAALVLFGFTFVVNTLAEIVRQRLRSKYSSL from the coding sequence ATGAGTAACTTGTCCTCCATAAGTAATATGAGCAACCGCTACCGTTGGCGCTATGCCAAGGATGTATTGGCTAGGTATTGTGTGGGTTTAGGGGGCATGACGGTTATTTTTGCTATCGTCTTGATCCTGTTTTATCTGCTGTATGTTGTTATTCCTCTGTTTGAACCGGCTTCTTTTTACGGTGATCGGGAATATGATCGGGTGGGTGATACATCAAAAACCCTATCGCTGAGTATGGAAGAACAGTCTGAGATTGCCTTACGGGTGACGGCTGATGCCGGATTGTTTTTTTTTAGTACCAAGGATGGAAAACTGCTCAGTAAGAGGCGTTTGGATCTTCCGGAACAGGTATTGGTGAGTAGTTTTACTCATAGCGATCCGGTTGATGCGCAGATGTTGTTTGGCCTGGATGATGGTAATGTCACGCTGATTAAACCGGTTTATCGGGTGAGTTATCCTGATGATGTGCGCCTGATTACTCCTGAGATAACTTATCCTTTTGGTGAGAAACCTCTGGTGATCGATGAGGATGGAGTGGCTATTATTCGCTTGGCCTTCCAGAATGGGGAAGAAGAGGCAACAATTGTTGCTCAGACTAATGATGGTCGTCTGCTACTAACCAGTTATATCAAGGAAGAATCTCTGTTTGGGGATGAGCTTATCTTTGAACGGACCCAGGTTGAAATCGTTGTTGATGGTATTGATATTCAAACCTTGTTAATGGATAAAGACCAGCAAAACTTGTACGTGTTGAGCGTGTCTGGAGAGATTTCTCGTTTTGATATCAGTGATAAGGAATCACCTGGGTTAATGCAACATGTCAATGTATTGACCACAGGGACTCGTGTTAGTGATATCCGCTTTTTGGCGGGTGATATCTCTTTGTTGATTGCTGAGGATGATGGTCGTATTAGTCAGTGGTTTGCAGTTAGAGATCAGCAGGGTGATGAGAAACTGCAACGCATTCGTTCTTTTCATTCCCAACAGGTAGAGATTGTTGCTCTGGTTCCTGAATATAATCGCAAGGGTTTTCTGGCATTGGACAAAAGAGGTGTATTAGGTGTTTACCATACGACATCTGAACGCACCATCTTGCTGGAAGAATTACCGCGCGCCAATTTTAATTATTTGACAATAAGTCCTCGTGCTAATGCCATATTAATGGAAGATGCAATGGGTCGTATGCGTTTTCAATATATTGTTAATGAGCATCCCGAAATATCCTGGTCGGGTCTATGGGAGAAGGTTTGGTATGAGAGTTATACTGAGCCGGTCTATGCCTGGCAGTCATCCTCGGCGAGTAATGACTTTGAACCTAAGCTCAGTTTGACACCGCTGGTTTTTGGTACTCTCAAGGCGGCCTTTTATGCCATGTTAATTGCCGTACCACTGGCGATTATGGGTGCTATTTATACGGCCTATTTTATGGCACCGCGTATGCGTGGTCTGGTAAAGCCCAGTATTGAGACTATGGAGGCACTACCAACGGTTATTTTGGGTTTTCTTGCTGGTTTATGGTTGGCTCCGTTAATTGAAGCTAATCTACCCGGCATCTTTAGTCTGTTGATTATTGTTCCATTGGGTGTGTTGTTGTTCTCTTTTGTCTGGAGTCATTTCCTGCCGGTTATTCGCAACCGTATTCCTGAGGGTTGGGATGCCGCTATTCTGATTCCGGTGGTGCTTTTTTTAGGCTGGCTTTCTATCGCCCTGTCAGGGAGTATCGAACACCTCCTATTTGATAATAATATGCGTGCCTGGATGGATACTGAATTTGGTGTTGGCTTTGATCAGCGTAATTCACTGGTGGTGGGTATTGCTATGGGCTTTGCGGTCATACCAACAATCTTTACTATTACCGAAGATGCAGTATTCAGTGTTCCAAGACACTTGACCAATGGTTCTCTTGCTTTGGGTGCCACTTCCTGGCAGACATTGGTGCGGGTGGTGATACTGACAGCCAGTCCGGGTATCTTTTCTGCGGTGATGATTGGCATGGGGCGTGCTGTGGGCGAGACTATGATTGTGTTAATGGCAACAGGTAATACCCCGGTAATGGATTTCAGTGTGTTCCAGGGAATGCGTACCTTATCAGCTAATATTGCTGTAGAGATGCCGGAGGCTGAGGTGGATAGTACCCATTATCGTGTGTTGTTCCTGGCAGCACTGGTATTATTTGGCTTTACCTTTGTGGTGAATACCCTGGCTGAGATTGTTCGCCAGCGCTTGCGTTCAAAGTACAGTTCACTGTGA
- the rpmA gene encoding 50S ribosomal protein L27 has protein sequence MAHKKAGGSTRNGRDSESKRLGIKRYGGQEVSAGSILVRQRGTRFRPGVNVGCGKDHTLFAKADGVVKFAVRGANNHKFVDIIAAG, from the coding sequence ATGGCACATAAAAAAGCAGGTGGTAGTACCCGTAACGGTCGTGATTCGGAATCAAAACGGCTTGGGATTAAACGCTATGGTGGGCAGGAAGTATCCGCTGGTAGTATTCTAGTGCGTCAGCGTGGCACTCGTTTCCGTCCGGGCGTTAATGTTGGTTGTGGCAAGGATCACACCTTGTTTGCCAAGGCCGATGGTGTTGTAAAGTTTGCTGTGCGTGGTGCCAATAATCACAAGTTTGTGGATATTATTGCTGCGGGTTAA
- a CDS encoding SulP family inorganic anion transporter: MKLTSLFPFLVWFKIITRESIKADLIAGLTGAVIVLPQGVAFATIAGLPPEYGLYTAMVTPIIAALFGSSLHLVSGPTTAISIVIFSAISHHAEPGTAEFLNQALTLTFLAGVYQFAFGLARMGALVNFVSHTVVIGFTAGAAILIATSQMKHITGIIVPKGESFLHTWAYLFREADNTNIYLLIIALVTLFTAIISKKIAPKLPNLLIGMVVGSISAILMKDFATDIKLVGEIPAQLPPLSSPEFSLATIKSLAPEAFAIALLGLIEAVSISRSVATRSHQRIDSNQEFIGQGLSNIVGSFFSSYAGSGSFTRSGINYEAGAKTPLSAIFAAISLMIIVLLIAPLTAYLPIASMGGIILLVAYNLIDIHHIRQTLHFSKTESSILLTTFFATLFLELEFAIYLGVILSLVLFLAKTSTPDIATLSFDSLSNDKKRKLVNINQKPVKQCPQLKIIRIDMSVYFGSINHIQKHIAKVSEENHIKHILIVASGINFIDLAGGEALIVENDRLKEQGGGLYFVGLKSSVYEFAARSSFIRKMGSNHFFDTKTQAISSIYKHLDPDICSTCQARIFKECRSGDVK, from the coding sequence ATGAAATTGACATCGCTATTCCCCTTTCTTGTCTGGTTTAAAATTATCACCAGAGAATCGATCAAGGCTGACCTTATTGCCGGACTCACCGGTGCCGTCATTGTCCTGCCTCAAGGCGTAGCCTTTGCTACCATTGCCGGTCTGCCACCTGAGTACGGTCTGTATACCGCAATGGTGACACCCATTATCGCCGCCCTGTTTGGATCTTCCCTGCACCTGGTTTCCGGCCCAACCACAGCCATATCCATTGTTATCTTCAGTGCCATTAGTCACCATGCCGAGCCCGGCACCGCAGAATTTTTAAACCAGGCGTTAACACTCACATTCCTCGCCGGCGTCTATCAATTCGCCTTTGGTCTGGCACGCATGGGGGCACTGGTTAATTTTGTCTCCCATACCGTTGTCATTGGTTTTACCGCTGGTGCAGCCATTCTAATTGCAACCAGCCAAATGAAACACATCACCGGTATTATTGTCCCTAAAGGTGAATCCTTTCTGCATACCTGGGCTTACCTGTTCCGAGAGGCTGATAACACCAATATTTATCTGCTCATTATTGCTCTGGTGACCTTATTTACTGCCATTATCAGCAAAAAGATAGCACCCAAATTACCCAACTTGCTCATAGGTATGGTTGTGGGTAGCATTAGCGCCATACTAATGAAAGATTTTGCCACCGATATCAAACTGGTCGGTGAGATACCGGCACAACTCCCCCCATTATCCAGCCCTGAATTTTCCCTTGCCACGATCAAGTCACTAGCACCTGAGGCATTTGCCATTGCCTTGTTAGGCCTGATTGAAGCGGTATCCATCAGTCGATCAGTCGCAACAAGATCACATCAGCGCATCGATTCCAATCAGGAATTTATTGGTCAGGGTCTGTCCAACATTGTTGGTAGCTTCTTTTCCAGTTATGCTGGATCAGGATCATTTACCCGTTCCGGCATCAATTATGAGGCCGGCGCCAAAACGCCACTTTCTGCCATATTTGCAGCCATCTCATTAATGATTATTGTCTTGCTTATTGCACCATTAACCGCCTATCTTCCTATTGCATCCATGGGTGGGATTATTTTACTGGTTGCCTATAATCTTATTGATATCCATCATATTCGTCAGACCCTGCATTTCAGCAAAACAGAGTCTTCCATTCTGCTAACCACCTTCTTTGCCACCCTGTTTCTTGAACTTGAATTTGCTATTTATCTGGGCGTGATATTATCCCTTGTCTTATTTCTGGCCAAGACATCGACACCGGATATTGCCACCCTGAGCTTTGATTCTCTATCTAATGACAAGAAAAGAAAGTTGGTCAATATCAATCAAAAACCAGTGAAACAATGTCCGCAATTAAAGATAATCCGCATTGATATGTCAGTCTATTTTGGTTCCATCAATCACATACAAAAACATATTGCCAAAGTCTCTGAGGAAAACCATATCAAACACATACTGATTGTGGCGAGCGGCATTAACTTCATTGACCTTGCCGGTGGCGAGGCGTTAATAGTAGAAAATGATCGACTAAAAGAACAAGGTGGTGGGCTATATTTTGTCGGCCTAAAATCATCTGTTTATGAATTTGCAGCACGATCCTCTTTTATTAGAAAGATGGGCAGCAATCACTTCTTTGACACCAAAACACAAGCCATCAGCAGTATCTACAAACATCTGGATCCAGATATCTGTTCAACATGCCAAGCACGCATCTTCAAGGAGTGTCGATCAGGAGATGTGAAGTAA
- the phoR gene encoding phosphate regulon sensor histidine kinase PhoR, with amino-acid sequence MLLFFVLAILLGWLVSGVGLFLFLYLAAYLIWHLLNIYRLERWYHQRKEIYPPQGSGIWESVFHQIYLLQQRNRRRKKKLASILSRFNKSTSALPDATVVLNASGHIEWFNKSARRYLGLKANKDVGQRIENLIRNPRFVDFMQAGDFTDPMEMLSPVNNEQFLSIRVVHYGSNQRLLVVRDITRIHHLERVRQDFVANVSHELRTPLTVISGYLENIIDAEDDSSLKWNSILLQMHSQAQRMNTIVEDLLLLSRLESSEVVKTDAVINVSVMIYALCEENALLHDNSTHNLHLELDDSLLLKGDEKVFYSIFANLIFNALHYTPEGGRIDIRWSRKGKGAFFEVTDSGVGIGVQHLSRLTERFYRVDSDRSRDSGGTGLGLSIVKHGLDCYGGRLDIESRLGQGSTFRAWLPAKILAG; translated from the coding sequence ATGCTACTTTTTTTTGTTCTGGCGATTTTGTTGGGATGGTTGGTGAGTGGTGTTGGTTTATTCCTGTTTTTATATCTTGCCGCTTATCTAATCTGGCATCTGCTTAATATCTATCGTCTGGAACGCTGGTATCATCAGCGTAAAGAGATCTACCCACCGCAGGGTAGCGGGATATGGGAGTCAGTCTTTCATCAGATCTATTTGTTGCAGCAACGCAATCGTCGACGTAAGAAAAAACTAGCCTCTATTCTAAGTCGTTTTAATAAATCCACCTCAGCCTTGCCCGATGCGACGGTGGTATTGAATGCCAGTGGTCATATTGAATGGTTTAATAAGTCTGCCAGACGTTATCTGGGGTTAAAGGCGAATAAAGATGTGGGGCAGCGTATTGAAAACCTGATTCGTAACCCACGTTTTGTTGATTTTATGCAAGCCGGGGATTTTACTGATCCTATGGAGATGTTGTCTCCCGTTAATAATGAGCAGTTTCTCTCTATTCGTGTTGTGCACTATGGTAGTAATCAACGCCTTTTAGTGGTGCGTGATATTACGCGTATTCATCACCTGGAACGTGTGCGTCAAGATTTTGTTGCCAATGTTTCCCATGAGCTACGGACACCATTAACCGTCATTAGTGGATATCTGGAAAATATAATTGATGCCGAGGATGACTCTTCCCTGAAGTGGAATAGTATCCTGTTGCAAATGCATTCACAGGCACAACGTATGAATACCATTGTGGAGGATTTATTATTATTATCGCGCCTTGAATCTTCTGAAGTGGTGAAAACAGATGCGGTGATTAATGTCTCCGTAATGATTTATGCGCTGTGTGAGGAGAATGCCTTGCTGCATGATAACAGTACGCATAACCTTCATCTGGAGCTGGATGATAGCCTGTTACTCAAGGGTGATGAAAAGGTATTTTACAGTATCTTTGCCAACCTTATCTTTAACGCGCTTCACTACACCCCTGAAGGCGGACGTATTGATATTCGTTGGTCTCGCAAGGGTAAGGGGGCTTTTTTTGAAGTAACCGATAGCGGGGTTGGTATTGGAGTACAGCATTTGTCCAGGCTTACTGAACGCTTTTATCGTGTCGATTCAGATCGTTCGCGTGATTCTGGTGGTACTGGTCTGGGCTTGTCTATTGTAAAACATGGTCTGGATTGTTATGGCGGTCGACTTGATATTGAGAGTCGTCTAGGTCAGGGGAGTACCTTCAGAGCATGGTTACCAGCAAAGATACTGGCTGGTTGA